One stretch of Streptomyces agglomeratus DNA includes these proteins:
- a CDS encoding serine/threonine-protein kinase, translating into MLVADRYRLDTPIGRGGMGEVWRATDEVLGRPVAVKLLLGNGADASAAARFRLEAQTAARLSHPHLVAVFDFGAWEDRFYLVMELVEGTSLAQTLVSEGALRADRVAHIAAQAAAGLAAAHRQGVVHRDIKPGNLMTSNDGTVKIADFGIAQFVDDPATALTTAGQIVGTSLYLAPERALGRPAGPASDMYSLGCVLYQLLAGRPPFQADTATGTLYQHVDAVPVPPRNLGVDVPGPFESYLLRLLAKQPEDRPTAEQVADWFRLDSWRGHPEPLPAPLPAGAPASPATTTYSLPSTGAPRPASRRRAAPPTQRPSTRKFVRRRPRVASAIAGAIAFLAAVLVGMAWLSPERSSAETPEPSPTATTESPR; encoded by the coding sequence GTGCTGGTGGCGGACAGATACCGGCTGGACACACCCATCGGGCGGGGCGGGATGGGTGAGGTCTGGCGGGCCACGGACGAGGTGCTGGGCCGGCCAGTCGCCGTCAAACTGCTGCTCGGCAACGGGGCCGACGCTTCGGCCGCGGCCCGGTTCCGGCTGGAGGCCCAGACCGCCGCCCGGCTGAGCCACCCTCACCTGGTGGCGGTGTTCGACTTCGGGGCGTGGGAGGACCGCTTCTACCTCGTCATGGAGCTCGTCGAGGGGACGAGCCTGGCCCAGACCCTCGTCTCCGAGGGCGCGCTGCGGGCCGATCGCGTCGCCCACATCGCCGCCCAGGCCGCCGCCGGCCTGGCAGCGGCCCACCGCCAGGGCGTCGTGCACCGCGACATCAAGCCCGGCAACCTCATGACCAGCAACGACGGCACGGTCAAGATCGCCGACTTCGGCATCGCCCAGTTTGTCGACGACCCCGCCACGGCGCTCACCACCGCCGGCCAGATCGTGGGCACCAGCCTCTACCTGGCACCGGAGCGGGCGCTGGGGAGACCCGCCGGCCCCGCCTCCGACATGTACTCCCTCGGCTGCGTCCTCTACCAACTGCTGGCGGGCCGCCCGCCGTTCCAGGCCGACACCGCGACCGGCACGCTGTACCAGCACGTCGACGCCGTGCCCGTACCGCCGCGCAACCTCGGCGTCGACGTGCCCGGCCCCTTCGAGTCGTACCTGCTGCGTCTGCTCGCCAAGCAGCCCGAGGACCGGCCGACGGCCGAGCAGGTGGCCGACTGGTTCCGCCTGGACTCCTGGCGCGGCCACCCCGAACCGCTGCCCGCGCCGCTCCCAGCCGGCGCCCCCGCGTCCCCCGCGACAACGACGTACTCGCTCCCCTCCACCGGCGCCCCGCGCCCGGCTTCCCGGCGCCGCGCGGCGCCGCCCACGCAGCGTCCGAGCACCCGGAAGTTCGTACGCCGCCGCCCGCGCGTCGCGAGCGCGATCGCCGGTGCCATCGCCTTCCTCGCGGCGGTGCTCGTCGGCATGGCCTGGCTGTCCCCGGAACGCAGCTCCGCCGAAACCCCGGAGCCGAGCCCCACAGCCACCACCGAGTCACCCCGGTAG